A single genomic interval of Festucalex cinctus isolate MCC-2025b chromosome 16, RoL_Fcin_1.0, whole genome shotgun sequence harbors:
- the LOC144003801 gene encoding kelch-like protein 33: MEVAIPQLQPDWEQWRKEMEQRVRHWVPKDVSEETEEDEAHAEVSVKDQKVNDDRGNKEKQVWKDEELGAENRKVEDIKEKKKVVMGIVRELAMSDEEKEAGGETVAEGKDESEKELEQRSSGSPGEYSVEDLRWTGCEDENKHVCNDEQDGGKWRNGTLGALRERKELWVDERMATMSRKSHEEVEHEEEESSDDEVAWCSQEDEEADTIKIYCKDDHHVALFHTLRAFRDSSLLTDLTLRTNDGRRLHLHSIVMAAVSSLVKNYLKYSVDEGEQRYSIFLGPDVDFRGLDAIVDFAYTGLISSLEEETLAHVEAAAQSLGAHRVLDFVRKQHKSSTTTEEENNISANEQMAISLHLIRNLWIDQVGCNVVLEAIGASLPAHRVFLAASSDFFRGMFSSGMKESTQSHISLPFLSASDLEALIETSYSGTFPLSWSCVFEISSTALQLQYQPALSLSLDFLQRELNTHFCLDVVSFAEAYQVTQLLEVSDDFVLRQFQKVACTSKFKDLPAKQLLIYLNSRSLCVPSELVVFKAVAGWIQAKPKTRLKLARELMKTIHFPLMTFEEFKEVQSVNLWSEHNLADLYEAVWEHFCSNEVAPQSQYRVYLPKQILVLTGGDQISEDLGSRCLSREVWFGNSLMNHTGIRKAMEWRQLGEIPESARFCHEAVVFKGQLYVFGGKKYYGTEDTLKSVYRYDPLQNSWDKMADMSNKRCYFSVAVKDGNIYAIGGCCHPDYIDSVECFSPASNSWSFAHPLDLTLGGHVAKVLQGQIFISGGLNSDNRCLASLFVYHPEKGSTYLANMSQARAHHCMETLDNRLYVAGGITSDANQMAIDQLACEVYEPATDSWTAFSALPVPHVGAGSAVLEGKLYVLGGYSQENYSDTKMVHRYDPALHRWENMGKMPGPNNDLRASVLPLPPHVRM, encoded by the exons ATGGAGGTAGCAATTCCACAGCTGCAGCCCGACTGGGAGCAATGGAGGAAGGAGATGGAGCAGAGGGTAAGACACTGGGTTCCGAAGGATGTGAGCGAGGAGACTGAGGAGGACGAAGCACACGCTGAAGTGAGCGTAAAGGATCAAAAGGTGAATGATGATCGGGGGAATAAAGAGAAACAGGTGTGGAAAGATGAAGAGTTGGGGGCCGAAAATAGGAAGGTGGAGGACataaaggagaagaagaaggtggTGATGGGAATTGTCAGGGAGCTTGCCATGAGTGACGAGGAAAAGGAGGCAGGGGGAGAAACTGTGGCTGAGGGAAAAGACGAAAGTGAAAAGGAGCTGGAACAGAGAAGCTCAGGATCACCAGGAGAATATTCTGTAGAAGATTTGCGATGGACTGGGTGTGAAGATGAGAATAAACACGTATGCAATGACGAGCAAGATGGTGGAAAGTGGAGAAATGGAACATTAGGTGCTTTAAGGGAGAGAAAAGAACTTTGGGTAGATGAGAGGATGGCTACCATGTCACGGAAAAGCCATGAAGAAGTGGAACATGAGGAGGAGGAGTCAAGCGATGATGAGGTGGCATGGTGCTCACAGGAGGACGAAGAAGCAGACACCATAAAGATATACTGCAAAGATGACCACCATGTGGCGCTGTTCCACACCTTGAGGGCTTTCCGGGACTCATCTCTGCTCACCGACCTCACTCTCAGAACAAATGATGGCAGGAGGCTCCACCTACATTCCATCGTCATGGCAGCTGTCAGCTCCCTGGTCAAAAACTATTTGAAGTACAGTGTGGACGAGGGGGAGCAAAGGTACTCCATTTTTTTGGGTCCAGATGTGGACTTCCGTGGGTTGGATGCGATCGTTGACTTCGCCTACACTGGACTCATATCCAGTCTGGAGGAGGAAACGTTGGCGCACGTCGAAGCTGCTGCTCAGTCTCTGGGCGCCCACAGAGTGTTGGATTTTGTCCGCAAGCAGCATAAGTCCTCCACCACCACTGAAGAGGAGAACAACATCTCCGCGAATGAACAAATGGCCATCAGTCTTCATTTGATTCGAAATTTGTGGATAGACCAAGTGGGTTGCAACGTTGTTCTCGAAGCAATCGGAGCATCGCTTCCTG CTCACAGAGTCTTCCTGGCAGCCAGCAGCGACTTCTTCCGTGGAATGTTCAGCTCAGGGATGAAAGAGTCCACTCAGTCCCACATCAGTCTGCCGTTCCTGTCGGCTTCAGACTTGGAGGCTCTCATTGAAACCTCCTACAGTGGCACCTTCCCCCTCAGCTGGAGTTGTGTATTCGAGATCAGCAGCACCGCCCTGCAGCTCCAGTACCAGCCGGCACTCTCCTTGAGCCTCGACTTCCTGCAGCGAGAACTCAATACGCACTTCTGCCTAGATGTGGTATCATTCGCCGAAGCTTACCAGGTGACGCAGCTTCTCGAAGTCTCCGATGATTTTGTGTTGCGGCAATTCCAAAAGGTGGCCTGCACCTCCAAGTTCAAGGACCTGCCGGCCAAACAGCTCCTGATATACCTGAACAGCCGCTCACTTTGTGTTCCATCCGAGCTGGTGGTGTTTAAGGCGGTCGCAGGCTGGATCCAAGCCAAGCCCAAGACCAGACTTAAACTTGCCAGGGAGCTCATGAAAACCATTCATTTCCCCCTCATGACGTTTGAGGAATTCAAAGAGGTTCAGTCGGTGAACCTGTGGTCTGAACACAATCTGGCGGACCTCTATGAAGCGGTGTGGGAGCATTTCTGCTCCAATGAGGTGGCACCGCAGAGCCAGTACCGCGTCTATCTGCCAAAACAGATACTAGTCTTGACCGGCGGTGACCAGATCTCAGAGGACCTGGGCAGTCGGTGTTTGAGCAGAGAAGTTTGGTTCGGGAATTCCCTGATGAACCACACGGGAATAAGAAAGGCAATGGAGTGGCGACAGCTGGGCGAGATACCAGAATCGGCAAGGTTCTGTCACGAGGCTGTGGTGTTCAAAGGCCAACTGTACGTGTTTGGTGGGAAAAAATATTACGGCACGGAAGACACACTGAAGTCCGTTTACAG GTATGACCCACTCCAAAATAGCTgggacaaaatggctgacatgtCAAACAAGAGGTGCTACTTCTCTGTGGCGGTAAAAGACGGGAACATATACGCTATTGGGGGGTGCTGTCACCCTGATTACATAGACAGCGTGGAATGCTTCTCACCTGCTTCAAACTCTTGGAG CTTTGCTCACCCACTGGATTTGACCCTCGGCGGACATGTGGCCAAAGTTTTGCAAGGGCAGATCTTCATCTCAGGAGGACTGAACAGCGACAATCGGTGTCTGGCGTCTCTATTTGTGTACCACCCAGAAAAAGGCAGCACCTACCTGGCAAACATGTCTCAAGCACGTGCTCACCACTGCATGGAAACCCTTGACAACCGCCTTTACGTAGCAGGCGGGATCACATCGGATGCTAACCAGATGGCGATAGATCAGCTGGCCTGCGAGGTATACGAACCCGCCACAGACTCGTGGACGGCTTTCTCGGCCCTGCCCGTGCCTCACGTGGGGGCAGGAAGTGCCGTTCTGGAGGGGAAGTTGTACGTTCTGGGCGGGTACAGTCAAGAGAACTACAGCGATACTAAGATGGTCCACCGCTATGACCCCGCCCTTCACAGGTGGGAGAACATGGGAAAGATGCCAGGGCCTAACAACGACCTGCGAGCGTCTGTGCTTCCTTTGCCACCACATGTACGCATGTAG
- the LOC144003701 gene encoding uncharacterized protein LOC144003701 — MTRYSEGYGTEEECVLSDPQGESDADADIEDADCRLQEPGSLHRISSRRRKRQRLARQDTTESEDDGGLTHGSHRWNLRLSPDRTHSRTILEESISQVRPLIISRPGADKRAEAEPEPHMCGWAPPLAPPLLVLLLALAAAIASFLLPWVRT, encoded by the exons ATGACCCGTTATTCTGAGGGATACGGAACAGAG GAGGAGTGCGTGCTGTCCGACCCTCAGGGAGAAAGCGATGCGGACGCCGACATCGAGGACGCCGACTGCAG ACTCCAAGAACCCGGCTCGCTCCACCGAATCAGCTCACGGCGCCGCAAGCGACAACGTCTGGCGCGGCAGGACACCACTGAGAGCGAAGACGATGGCGGCCTCACGCACGGTTCGCATCGGTGGAACCTGCGGCTCAGTCCGGACCGGACGCACAGCCGCACCATTCTGGAA GAGAGCATCTCGCAGGTGAGGCCGCTCATCATCTCCAGGCCCGGCGCGGACAAGCGGGCGGAAGCGGAGCCGGAACCTCACATGTGCGGGTGGGCGCCGCCCCTCGCGCCCCCGCTGCTTGTCCTCTTGCTCGCCCTCGCTGCCGCCATCGCGTCCTTCCTGCTCCCGTGGGTCAGAACCTGA